The following coding sequences lie in one Phycisphaerae bacterium genomic window:
- a CDS encoding sulfatase, producing MTGEQYIARRIAYGAMLLALYGAWTACFRMAGDLALGTRLAALAWAVALFATVGAIAGGGMAVLVSLISAQVPTKRRASVAAGIETALIAPAFLWLLLNELLYWQTSEVLGIGALAMLWHDTAAVVQNAWRMAARYLVLAAVLTVLVVAVVHRRALRSHRAMELRGQTDPPPSHSSPGRLIGLLAAAVLVIAVVLAWQFHARPSLALVELARSSPPLRVIGLARALVGIDLDRPAPTRFGSPVITEQQYQALMGKPRHPAPNIIYILMESTSAKALHCYGYPREDITPNIDALAAGGVLFEHCVAGASFSSCGLTSITTSLYMLRGRRFDYFGNEFPFMGLPRALKLAGYQLNMFSSGNESFDRINHFSPPSDFDLYFSHDTCGLAQADCMRMDDKIAVGRFEEWLAARSNPRPFYAGFYLQSPHFNYEVPEPWFSHYQPVPPLYSNGDGILHIPAEIVPQLRNQYDNAMRYADYWVGRIRDALAKAGQLDRSIIMITGDHGEAFMQHGLARHGTHTWEEMIHIPLIVYAGSDIRPRLPATIPARVPHTVSGIDIAPTVAALVGFAPHPSWQGVNILDPAYSDRERPVFSMTQYTRWQEVACVNKIKYTYDLTDVREYLFDLKADPGETRNLVDERPDLLSAMRDLLAGWHTYQLAYYESSAQPLAHYIGRYEPDSTLLARLSKAQAAREGTGAANRTTPVGG from the coding sequence ATGACCGGAGAACAGTACATCGCACGACGCATCGCCTACGGCGCCATGCTCCTCGCCCTCTATGGGGCGTGGACGGCCTGCTTCCGTATGGCCGGCGATCTTGCCCTAGGGACGCGACTGGCCGCCCTGGCCTGGGCAGTTGCCTTGTTTGCTACCGTCGGGGCCATCGCGGGCGGCGGCATGGCGGTTCTGGTCTCGCTGATCAGTGCTCAGGTGCCCACGAAAAGGCGAGCCTCGGTGGCCGCCGGCATCGAGACGGCGCTGATCGCCCCGGCCTTCCTCTGGCTTTTGCTCAACGAACTGCTGTACTGGCAGACTTCCGAGGTTCTGGGGATCGGGGCTCTGGCCATGCTGTGGCACGACACCGCCGCGGTCGTCCAGAATGCCTGGCGCATGGCCGCCCGCTACCTCGTGCTCGCTGCCGTCCTGACGGTGCTGGTCGTTGCCGTCGTCCATCGCCGCGCTCTTCGATCGCACCGGGCGATGGAGTTGCGCGGACAGACGGATCCGCCACCATCCCACTCGTCGCCGGGGCGTCTGATCGGGCTACTGGCGGCGGCGGTGCTGGTGATCGCCGTGGTGCTGGCTTGGCAGTTCCACGCCAGGCCGAGCCTCGCGCTGGTTGAGCTGGCCCGGTCTTCGCCGCCCCTGCGAGTCATCGGATTGGCTCGGGCCCTGGTGGGTATCGATCTCGATCGGCCGGCTCCGACCCGCTTCGGTTCGCCGGTCATCACCGAGCAGCAGTACCAGGCGTTGATGGGCAAGCCGCGTCACCCTGCGCCGAACATCATCTACATCCTCATGGAATCGACCTCGGCCAAGGCTCTCCACTGTTATGGCTATCCCAGGGAGGACATCACTCCGAACATTGACGCCCTGGCGGCGGGGGGCGTTCTGTTCGAGCACTGCGTGGCCGGGGCCTCGTTCAGCAGCTGCGGCCTGACCTCGATCACAACGTCACTGTACATGCTCCGCGGCCGGCGCTTCGACTACTTCGGCAACGAGTTCCCGTTCATGGGCCTGCCTCGGGCCCTGAAGCTGGCCGGATACCAGCTTAATATGTTCAGTAGTGGTAATGAGAGCTTCGACCGCATCAACCACTTCAGTCCGCCTTCGGACTTCGATCTGTACTTCTCACACGATACGTGCGGCCTGGCCCAGGCCGACTGCATGAGGATGGACGACAAGATTGCGGTGGGGCGGTTCGAGGAATGGCTGGCGGCGCGCAGCAACCCCCGTCCATTCTACGCCGGCTTCTATCTGCAGTCTCCCCACTTCAACTATGAGGTGCCGGAACCCTGGTTCAGCCATTATCAGCCGGTCCCGCCGCTTTACTCGAACGGCGACGGCATCCTTCACATTCCCGCCGAGATCGTGCCCCAGCTTCGCAACCAGTACGACAACGCAATGCGCTACGCCGACTACTGGGTCGGCCGGATCCGCGATGCCCTGGCAAAGGCGGGCCAACTCGATCGCTCGATCATCATGATTACCGGCGACCATGGCGAGGCTTTCATGCAGCACGGCCTGGCACGCCATGGGACGCACACCTGGGAGGAGATGATCCACATCCCGCTCATCGTGTACGCCGGGTCGGATATCCGACCACGCCTGCCGGCCACCATCCCCGCTCGAGTGCCGCACACCGTCTCCGGAATCGACATCGCTCCGACCGTGGCCGCCCTGGTCGGCTTCGCCCCCCACCCGAGCTGGCAGGGGGTCAACATCCTGGACCCGGCTTACTCCGACCGCGAACGGCCGGTCTTCTCCATGACCCAGTACACGCGCTGGCAGGAAGTGGCGTGCGTCAACAAGATCAAGTACACCTACGACCTCACCGACGTGCGGGAGTACCTGTTCGACCTCAAGGCCGATCCGGGCGAAACGCGCAACCTCGTCGACGAACGCCCTGATCTGCTGTCTGCAATGCGCGATCTGCTCGCCGGCTGGCACACCTATCAACTGGCCTACTACGAGTCATCCGCGCAGCCGCTCGCCCACTACATCGGCCGCTACGAGCCGGATTCGACGCTGCTGGCCCGGCTCAGCAAGGCCCAGGCGGCCAGGGAGGGGACCGGAGCGGCCAATCGAACTACGCCCGTCGGGGGCTGA